Below is a window of Bacteroidales bacterium DNA.
GTATCTGTCGGATTTTGAAAGCATGACAATTTCTACCTGCTTCATATCATAATCAACAACAAATACCTTGTTTGACTGGATGTCATTTTCGGCAAATTTCTTTTCTTCGGGCAACGGCTTAAACTCCTGTGGCAAGTTGTGATGCTTCTGCAACATTGCGGTCAGATCCTCCTGGCTATGGGTACCATAATAAAGTATGCGGTGTTCGTACGAAGAAAGGCCTGTGATAATATCTATCAGTTCCTGCGCTTCAAGCTTCTCCAGTTCATCTGCGCTAAGCATATTGGTGTAAGGCGATTCTTCACCATAGACAACATAATTATACATCGCTCCCCATAATATGGCTGATTTGGATAATTTGTTATCATTACGGCGCTTCAACACGTCTTGCACGAGGTTGCTCAAGGCTTCTTCGTTGGCCTGGGCATTGGCAAGCAAATGCTCAAACAGATTGAGTCCTTGCTGAAAATTTTCAGTAAGTCCGGTCAGGGTTACATACACCTGGTCTTCGCTGCTGAAAACATTAAATGAGCAGCCGGTTTTATAAAATTCCTGTTGAATTTCGGAAGGGCTATATTCTGTTGTGCCTAAGTATTTCAAATAATTCAGCGCGAGGCTAAGTTTTGTATCATGGTTGGTTCCCAGATCAAAGATGTAATAAAGGTTGAAAATATCATTTTCGGTATTTTGACTGTAGTAAACCGGAACCCGGTTTGAATAGGAAAATTGTTGGATATCTTTTTGGTAATCAAGAAATACGGGTTCTATCTTAGGAGTTTCGGTAGCCAGGATTTCTTTCACAAAACCGGATTGTGCAACCCTGTTCACTTCAATAGGTGTGATGGGTGGTTTGTCCATTTTGATGATCGAATCATCAACACCGGTGCGTTTATAAACAACCACATAATTATCAGCATAGTTTTGTTTGGCAAAGTTTACAATGTCTTCCTTGGTGATTTTTGAAAGCCTGTCGAGCCTGTTGGCGACATATGAATAAGGCACCTCCATCAGGAAAGAACTGTACATGGTACTGACCCTGGCCCAGTTGCTTTCAAACGAGCGTAGCTCGCGCATCTTGAAATCATTGATAATTGCGCTCACCATCCAATCGGGGAAATCACCTTTTTTCACAAGTTCAATCTGTTCAAGTATCAGTTCGGCAACTTCTTCAAGCGTTTGCCCCTGTTTAGGAGTTCCTGAAAAAATATGTGTTGAATAATCTTGTTTAATATACGCTGAACTGCTGGCTGAAAGCACTTTCTGCGCCTGAACGAGGTTCAGGTCAAGCAGCCCCGCTGTGCGGTTGGTAAGGATCATGCTCATAATGCTGAGCATGTCTGCATCGCGGTCGGCATATCCTTGTAGTCTGAACCCAATGCGAAGGCTTTCAGCATCAGGGCCCACAACTTCCCTGACAACGGGTTTTGTGATGGGGGCTTCAATGGCCGGTTCAAAAGGCGTTAAAGGCCTGGGCTCTAACACACTGAATTTCTCATCAATCTGTCGGATAACTACATCCGGATCGAACTCGCCTGACATGGCTATGGCCATATTATTAGGCACATAACGGCTGTTATAGTATTCCTTCAGGCTAAGCAGCGAAGGGTTTTTTAAATGTTCCTGCGAACCCAGGGTGGTTTGGGTTCCATAGGTATGGTTCGGATAAAGACCTGCCATCAGCGCTTCCATCACTTTCCGGCCATCATTATCCAGGCTCATGTTTTTCTCTTCATAAACGGTTTCCAGTTCTGTATGGAAAAGTCTGAACACCGGTTTGCTGAAACGCTCGGCTTCAATGCTCAGCCACTTCTCGAGTTGGTTCGAAGGAATATCGTTGATATACACCGTTTGCTCAACACCCGTAAAGGCATTTGTTCCTTTGGCGCCAATGGCCGACATCATCATATCATACTCATTGGCAATGGCCAAACGGGAGGCGAGAGTTGATATGCTGTCAATATTTTCGTAAACGGCA
It encodes the following:
- a CDS encoding insulinase family protein, with product MKKITPLLIIASMLFTFFLATYSGYAQKVYEYKSIPGDPLQARIYTLENGLTVFLSVYKDAPRIQTAIAVRTGSKHDPTDNTGLSHYLEHMMFKGSENYGTMNYVEEQYFLNQVDSLFEVFRALDDPAERLAVYENIDSISTLASRLAIANEYDMMMSAIGAKGTNAFTGVEQTVYINDIPSNQLEKWLSIEAERFSKPVFRLFHTELETVYEEKNMSLDNDGRKVMEALMAGLYPNHTYGTQTTLGSQEHLKNPSLLSLKEYYNSRYVPNNMAIAMSGEFDPDVVIRQIDEKFSVLEPRPLTPFEPAIEAPITKPVVREVVGPDAESLRIGFRLQGYADRDADMLSIMSMILTNRTAGLLDLNLVQAQKVLSASSSAYIKQDYSTHIFSGTPKQGQTLEEVAELILEQIELVKKGDFPDWMVSAIINDFKMRELRSFESNWARVSTMYSSFLMEVPYSYVANRLDRLSKITKEDIVNFAKQNYADNYVVVYKRTGVDDSIIKMDKPPITPIEVNRVAQSGFVKEILATETPKIEPVFLDYQKDIQQFSYSNRVPVYYSQNTENDIFNLYYIFDLGTNHDTKLSLALNYLKYLGTTEYSPSEIQQEFYKTGCSFNVFSSEDQVYVTLTGLTENFQQGLNLFEHLLANAQANEEALSNLVQDVLKRRNDNKLSKSAILWGAMYNYVVYGEESPYTNMLSADELEKLEAQELIDIITGLSSYEHRILYYGTHSQEDLTAMLQKHHNLPQEFKPLPEEKKFAENDIQSNKVFVVDYDMKQVEIVMLSKSDRYNSSMLPSISLFNEYFGAGMSSIVFQELREAKGLAYSAYARYSIPSRPDRSHYITSFIGTQNDKLPEAMGGMADLINNMPESERSFKTAQEAIEEQIRTERITKSSILFNYERAKRMGLDYDIRKDVFASVPTMEFNDLKSFQEKYLKEKNYHILVLGKRDDLDMNTLEQYGEVEFLTLEQIFGY